One stretch of Paroedura picta isolate Pp20150507F chromosome 13, Ppicta_v3.0, whole genome shotgun sequence DNA includes these proteins:
- the ZCCHC8 gene encoding zinc finger CCHC domain-containing protein 8, producing the protein MAAEVDFGDRQLFEQLDGDEAAETPAQPLHTRFGDETEELRQRLRDCQETVRGLQAENRELRRKLKILTRPSGLTVDDSKYDGPLLQILFMNNTISKQYHQEIEDFISSLVQRYDEQQRTEPDKTYFNVKPQPSSFVLEDDHKVTCSNPSKKMKEAFSVIGSVFYFTNFCLDKLGQPILNENPQLTDGWEIPKYQQVFTQILSLDGQEIQVKPKRPKPHCFNCGCEDHQMKDCPQPRNAARINEKRKQFMEACGEASNQNYQQRYHAEEIEERFGRFRPGIISEELQDALGVTEKNLPPFIYRMRQLGYPPGWLKEAEMEKSGLTLYDGKSEMSASSGETEEEEYCQQNRCVTYDVSKLVNYPGFNISTPSGVSDEWRIFGSIPMQPSQQKDIFAHYLSTYRSGSPKSSHKRPSPHQSSHNSKRQKRNNTEVSSADMEVDSDLELLQGSPGYDGFQFQPPLPPGSPMNATPPPLPRGTPPCTPPNFTPPQPPPSTPPSNTPNDSASVRIENEDTLTLEELEEQQRLIWAALEQADSANSDSEIPAGTPLTGNSVASSPLRTEPEILPEDTACKTLVESGPETLDGTALIPTAEQSEEKQSSADEMVDLTGEEEEEEEPPSQVNSEEGVAENCPSISVCEISQGEDGGSSPAVTVMQESPKNASPVPDMSKFAAGITPFEFENMAESTGIYLRIRSVLKNSPRNQQKSKKPSL; encoded by the exons ATGGCGGCTGAGGTGGACTTCGGCGACCGCCAGCTCTTCGAGCAGTTGGACGGCGACGAGGCCGCCGAGACGCCCGCGCAGCCGCTGCACACCCGCTTCGGCGACGAGACCGAGGAGCTCCGCCAGCGCCTGCGGGACTGCCAGGAGACCGTGCGGGGCCTGCAGGCCGAGA ATCGTGAACTcagaagaaagctgaaaataCTAACACGACCAAG CGGACTTACAGTGGATGACTCTAAATATGACGGGCCGTtgttacagattttatttatgAACAACACTATTTCAAA GCAATACCATCAAGAAATAGAGGATTTTATATCTAGCTTAGTTCAAAGATATGACGAGCAGCAGAGAACTGAACCTGACAAGACGTACTTCAATGTTAAGCCACAG ccCTCTAGTTTTGTGCTGGAAGATGACCATAAAGTGACATGCTCGAATCCATCCAAAAAAATGAAGGAAGCTTTTAGT GTTATAGGGAGTGTGTTCTATTTTACCAATTTTTGTCTTGATAAACTGGGGCAACCCATATTAAATGAAAATCCTCAGCTCACAGACGGATGGGAAATACCCAA ATACCAGCAAGTTTTCACGCAGATTCTTTCTCTAGATGGCCAAGAGATACAAGTGAAGCCTAAAAG GCCAAAACCTCACTGCTTCAACTGCGGATGCGAAGACCATCAAATGAAAGATTGTCCACAG CCACGAAATGCTGCCCgtataaatgaaaaaagaaaacaattcatGGAGGCTTGTGGGGAAGCAAGCAACCAGAACTACCAGCAGCGATACCATGCCGAAGAAATTGAAGAAAGGTTCGGAAGGTTCAGACCAGGGATAATTAG TGAGGAGCTTCAGGATGCCCTTGGTGTCACGGAGAAGAATCTTCCTCCCTTCATCTATCGGATGCGGCAGCTGGGCTATCCCCCAGGTTGGCTCAAAGAAGCTGAAATGGAAAAATCTGGGCTAACACTCTACGATGGTAAAAGTGAAATGAGTG CATCTAGCGGTGAAACTGAGGAGGAAGAATACTGCCAACAGAACCGGTGTGTCACATATGATGTCTCCAAGTTGGTAAACTACCCCGGTTTTAATATATCCACGCCAAGTGGAGTCTCAGAT GAATGGCGGATTTTCGGCTCTATACCCATGCAACCATCTCAGCAGAAAGATATATTTGCCCACTATCTTTCTACCTACCGTTCG GGAAGTCCAAAGTCCAGCCATAAAAGGCCTTCGCCTCACCAGAGCTCTCATAATTcaaaaaggcagaaaagaaacAATACTGAAGTATCATCAGCGGATATGGAGGTGGATTCTG ATTTAGAGCTGCTGCAGGGTTCCCCTGGGTACGATGGCTTCCAGTTCCAGCCTCCGCTGCCTCCTGGGTCTCCAATGAATGCAACTCCTCCCCCTTTGCCCCGAGGGACCCCTCCCTGCACTCCCCCCAACTTCACCCCTCCTCAGCCACCTCCGTCCACACCACCTTCGAATACTCCCAACGATTCTGCTTCAGTGAGAATAGAGAACGAGGACACTTTGACCCTGGAAGAACTTGAGGAGCAGCAGCGTCTGATCTGGGCAGCCCTCGAGCAGGCAGACAGCGCCAATAGTGACTCTGAGATCCCTGCAGGAACTCCTTTAACAGGGAACTCGGTTGCATCATCACCGCTTAGAACTGAGCCAGAGATTCTTCCAGAAGACACGGCATGTAAGACGTTGGTGGAATCAGGGCCTGAAACCTTAGATGGTACCGCGCTGATACCCACAGCCGAACAGTCTGAAGAGAAACAGAGTTCAGCTGATGAAATGGTTGACTTAAccggggaagaggaagaagaagaagaaccgcCCAGCCAGGTGAATTCTGAAGAAGGCGTAGCTGAGAACTGCCCCTCCATCTCCGTGTGTGAAATAAGCCAAGGGGAGGATGGAGGCAGCTCTCCTGCAGTCACCGTTATGCAAGAGTCTCCTAAAAACGCAAGCCCTGTCCCTGACATGAGCAAGTTTGCTGCGGGAATAACACCTTTTGAATTTGAAAATATGGCTGAATCCACCGGGATATACCTCCGAATCAGAAGTGTGTTAAAGAACTCTCCCAGGAACCAGCAGAAGAGCAAGAAGCCTTCCCTTTAA